GCGAGCAGCGTACGCGCCTGCATGTTCAGGTAGTGGCCATGCCGGGCCAGCGAATGCAGCTGGCCGGGAGTGACCCAGGCGAACCCGGGCGGCGGCTCGGCACCCGCCTCCGCCTCGGTGGCCGCCACCAGCAGGCAGCGGCTGACCGCGTTGTGGAAACGGCCGCCCTCGTCCGAGTGCAGCGCCGCGTAGCGGATCCGGTCCGCTCCCGCACGGCGCACCAGATCAAGGAACGGCGGCTGCTCCCGCTCCGGCAGATGGGCATAGTTCTGCGGGGTGCACTGCACCGTCGGCCCGAGTTCGACGGTGTCGAGGAGGCCCCCCTCCGCCCGGGCGTGGACCAGCAGGTGCACCACCCCGGCGAAGCGGCGGACCAGGAACGCGCACAAACCCACGCCGACCGGCTCCAGCAGCGGCTGCATCCACGAGGTCACCTCACGGTTGCCGGCGACGACGGACACCCCGCCGACCCGGAAATACCGGTTGTCGACGTGGCGGATGTGGTCCTCGGTGCGCACCCAGTCGCTCACCTCGGCCAGCGGGATACGCCGGGCCCGCACCTCGTGCCGGGCCCGCTCGTTGGTGAACCACGACAGCACATCGGTGTCCGAGCGCACCGCGCCCGCCTCCGCGGGCGCCATCGGCGCACAGGCCAGGACACTGCGCGCGTCCATGTTCACGACATGGTCACGGCGCAGCAGGCTGCCGATCTGTCCCAGCGTGAGCCAGCAGAAGTCCTCGTCCGGCCGCACCTCGTCGAACGTCTCGATGATCATGTTGCGGTTGGACTTGCACAAAAACCAGGAACCGTGCTCCGACTGCAGCACATCGGCGACCACCCGGCCCCTTCCCGGCCGCGTGAAGTACTCCAGGTACTTCACATCGGCGCCCCGGTGCACACCGGTGTAATTGCTGTAGGTGGCCTGCACGGTCGGCGAGAGCTGCAGCAGGCCGGGATTACCGGGCTCCATCTTGGCCTGCATCAAAAAGTGCAGGACACCGTCGAACTCCTTGGCCAGAATGCCGAGGATCCCCACCTCGGGCTGCACGATGATCGGCTGCTGCCACGCCCGGCCGTCGATCGCGACATCCAGCCCCTCCACGCTGAAGAACCGCCCGCTGCGGTGCACGACATTGCCGCTTCCCGGTTCGAACGACCAGCCGTCGATCTTCTCAAGCGGCACCCGCTCGACGGTGAAGCGGTGCGCCTGGCGGCGCCCGGCGAGCCAGGCGTCGACGTCCTGGGTCCGCATGCCCGTACCGGCCACGACGGCCCGCCGGGAACG
This genomic interval from Streptomyces rubradiris contains the following:
- a CDS encoding NDP-hexose 2,3-dehydratase family protein; protein product: MTTATQLAARDDTRLPARLERSRRAVVAGTGMRTQDVDAWLAGRRQAHRFTVERVPLEKIDGWSFEPGSGNVVHRSGRFFSVEGLDVAIDGRAWQQPIIVQPEVGILGILAKEFDGVLHFLMQAKMEPGNPGLLQLSPTVQATYSNYTGVHRGADVKYLEYFTRPGRGRVVADVLQSEHGSWFLCKSNRNMIIETFDEVRPDEDFCWLTLGQIGSLLRRDHVVNMDARSVLACAPMAPAEAGAVRSDTDVLSWFTNERARHEVRARRIPLAEVSDWVRTEDHIRHVDNRYFRVGGVSVVAGNREVTSWMQPLLEPVGVGLCAFLVRRFAGVVHLLVHARAEGGLLDTVELGPTVQCTPQNYAHLPEREQPPFLDLVRRAGADRIRYAALHSDEGGRFHNAVSRCLLVAATEAEAGAEPPPGFAWVTPGQLHSLARHGHYLNMQARTLLAVVGLLEGLL